The genomic stretch ttcattttaaagtaacatttttagaatatataatttataatctatatttcgcattttgtacttaaaatacatttctatGTCATGTTTCGCTCGGTCGTGACGCCgtcaaataacaaataatgtgATAACAAAAACGCACCTGAATTTCTACATCTATCGCATAAAAGCGAATGCGAATGCGGTACGTCGAAACCTTATTAATCgaatttatgtacaaaaataatttgtcagaTTAATCTACAACGCGTCCTTAGGATCCTTCCTTAGAGTTACAAGATTTTCAAGTGAGACATTTCCGACGAGTATCCTAAAAGTAGAAATCCGTAAAGTTCGAAGCCTGTCCGATCCTCTTTCATCGCGCCCCGCAAGAGTTTTCGCCGGAACTTTTACAATGTCCTCTTTTTCAGCCGAGGAAGAAAATACCAGCGCGATTCAGGATTTCCTGTTCAATTTGCGAATCACCCAGAGAGCTGGAATACATTTTCGATCTCTGAAAGAAAAAGCGCACGATGTAAACTAAATACAGATTATTCGACAAAATTGATGCCCGAAAATACATAGCCCGAAAATATCCAGTGACTATTTAAGTTGAGACTGAATGAACGAAAAtagagcaaaaaataaaaaatgctttggGAATATCCCAAATTCGCGAAATGATGTTTTACAGAAACATTCACACGCGAGCGAGATAGTTTTCCATTTTcgtcaataatttctttcaattaaaaatgagtttcttatatgagagaaaatattatttaacatttctaaattattatctaaatttaaaataataagttatttataacTGAATTATTCAacgtattaaatatgcaaagtgcacatttttttacgaaaaaaaaaaataataatttttaattatgattttataccATTGTAAGCGCTCTcgttaactttttaatgatagacatcgtataaaaataatgcaagatTTAACAAGAGGAACGTACGTGCGATTTCATCTACGTCTCGACGCCATTGAAAGTTTCCGTATCATGCGTGACACCACCTTCCTGATTTTTCGTCTTAGGCGAGAATAAACATCGATAAATCAGGGCCGCAATTATGGCACCTCCGATCGGCCCTAGCCAATATATCCAGTGATTATCCCAGGAATTATTCCAGACCGCTGGTCCGAATGTTCTAGCGGGATTCATACTGCAGCCGGTGTAAGGAACGAAAGCGAAAGCAAGCATGGAGATGCACAGGCCGAATTTTATCGCTACTGAGTCGGTGTTTTTTGCATTTCGCGAGTCCCAAATTCCGCAGgcaaaaaagacaaatattcCTGTGGCTAAAGCCTCGATTACGAGTCCATGAACGGCCGTTAACTGATCATTAATATTCGTCGTGCAGAAGGAATCGATCGTACTATTGTTACCATCGTGCAACAAGCCATGCGGCGTTATGATCtgcaatcaatatttaaaaaaagaagttaatcatatgattaatattatggcagaatattaaatcaatcaatattttttaaaagcttgCTATTGAAaaggtataataatttaaagcaaTTACGATTATATCATTGTGATCTACAAATATCATTAAGTTTTCGAAAGATTAAACGTTGTAATTAACGAGCTTATAtagataatctttaaaaacaaaCTTGAGTGAGtccaaataattttcagattgTAACTtcgagataatataaattctttttcacacgtacttgtgatttttatttgagagccttaattatttcttaaattgataattttttataaataacgtattataaaaatacgatatatatatatatatatatatatatatatatatatatatatatatatatattaatactaattcttttttaagtaTAGTCGCCAAAACATAATTCGAGTGTCTACTGCAATCTTAAAGAggaaatgaatatatacatgttcatTGACCTTTAACAAACCGTAGCCTACCAGGCTACCCAAGCATTGTGCAACGATGTAGAATCCGGCCATCAGGAGGGACTTATTGCCGAGAATCACCGTGGCTACTGTAATAGCCGGATTAATGTGAGCGCCGCTGATATGGCCAATACTctgaaaaaatcgaataaacaAGCAACGACGATAAGATTCGATAAGATCGCGACTATTATTTACTGggtatttatgtttttctgggttttatatatttttttatatttattttctttccaagatatattattaaaaaaaaattttctctctctttctctctctctctaagataatgtaaatataaaatattaataaaaaagatatgaagaaaaaataatataaatgctgCGGAACAAACGTATtagcgtaaaaaatattattttcaagaataacACGTTAATAGTCAAATCTACGCATAAATGATTTATACCTGTACTATGATCATGATAGCGATACCGAAAGCGAGGCTGGTTTGAATGTTTGGTGGCGGAGTTCCCAAACTGCCCACGCACGCTGAACATCCTAGAAAGACCAGCATTGCCGTTCCAATCAATTCTGCCAGAACGGTCAGCAACTTGTCCCACAATGTGCTATCTTCCTCCATCTTCTTCAACCCTGAGATATAGACATTTCTGTTTTCAGCATATCTTCAATTTATGCGCGATGTCAATACaatgctatatttttattcattgacGTGATAAATAGCTTTAGATATTTAGAtgttatcaattttgaattttgtttataacgaAGAGGAGGAGAGGGAAGAACAAATCTATACAagcatttcgaaaaaaatatctttatgtcgaatctttatctatttaatatttatatcattcatataaattaaaaattaaattaaaaattaaattaaaattaaataaaattttaattaatttaataaaaaatattaaataaaattttaaaaaattaaaaaaaaattaaaaaataaaaattaaaagaaattaaaattaaacataaggattcgtataaatgtaattggaaaatttttatgaataacaacaatttataatttataatatataattttatgaaaggtaaaatttgaaaactataatagaaaaattaaagcgtgattataaataatcacaaATAATTCACGAATTGCCGCGacaaatgaaaaagataaagtgCAGCTTTATGTTAccattttgtagaaaaagcCGAGTGCGTCACTTTCATGCTTTTACGaaaaagtatgaaaatttGCGCTCTCATTATCGATTCGGTCGCATCGTACGCCAGGACAGtggcatatttaattaagaggCGACCATTGCACGAGCGAACAGTGCCGACCAAAGTATGCATGTTTTTAGTTCTGCGCATTAAACGAGCCGAAGCCAGCCAGATTGAATGtataatcgagaaaaatcaAGAGGCGCTCGCGCTGAATACACCATATAACGACGGACGCTTTGTTTTTAAAGATGGATAAAGCGTAAATAAACacgatatatacacacacgtgtCATTGAAATTGTCGCCATGACTTATGCACAGGGATCTCCTGAATCGTTAGCGTAGGAATgaggaaaaagataataagagaTGATTCAATAGAATTCTACATCTCTTTAagcttttttttacagataaagaatattaaagtcACAAAGTGGCAAGATCGGTGctatttttagttaatttcgcatttgaaaatttgaaaagagcAAGATTCTTAACATTTTCCGGAGTATTAATgttattcagaaaaaaaaatcatttttcttgacatttttatatttgcaatttacaaTGTTTTCATATCACGATTTCATTTATTGAGATATATGTTGAGATGATTGTTCTTCGATGAACttcaaaagtataataatgtaCTTGATGCAAAAGTGTTTTCGAATCGACAggcaagataaattttatactttactgTAAACTTTCGAGTGAAAACTTTGTTCGCTTCACGTCGAATACGATTACCATTGGTGGTGTAAACCTAAAGTAGAAAGGAGCAACGAATTTACATGAAAGCATCGGTGAAGTTATGCATATCGGAAGTCGAGCGACTCTAACGTTGTTAAAGAGAGGCGCTGGACTTCGATAAGTATCCTCCACTCTTGTATATCGAAGCACTTTgcgttctttctcttttgacaGGATGGTATAGTTTTcttcaatgtatatatacgtccGCATGAAATTTTCTCGATGTAATTCTCGCGAGAGCCCGTACTACAAAATTTTCACGAGAGTGTTGAAATTTTTGCCCGAGGTCAAAAGTTGAATCGAATTACAGTTCACGATAACTAAATTAAACTATGCCCTTTGAACCTTTAACCATTGTAACGcccattatttttgcattattttactacgcaactttcatttattttatttcgggTAATTTAACTCAACTTTGAAAcgcaagaattaaattatatccatAGTAGAATATGAATGCaattctctatctatctatctatttttctgctcgcgagagagatattgtaatatacgaaatatatcACTAGTTATCGCATATTGAGTAATATCTTGGTCAATATTTAGTATTTCAGGCGTCGAGAAAGACGGCTGAATAATCAGTGCAGCCAAAGATCATGGCACTGTGACATTTCTTCTCGTTCTATGCAacgttgataaaattttataattatttatcgatattattagGAATATTATTAGCATCATATATGAGAAGcagtgaaaatattaaattttaaattttattattggagAAATTTTACTGATcgcgattaataatttctttaatttgtaataataaatgatttagtTATTACATCTTATTACGTTTACATTTGCACAATTTCGCATTTCCCAAATAGATCATTCAAAGACGCGCGTTCCCGATTCCCATTCATATGATATTCATAACTTCACATATGGATGTCAATATCCTTTGGCGCTAATCGCgcttacatatattacatatatatacatatacatatccgTTCGCGCTTCTGAGCTATGCATAGAGATGCCAAAGCACGTTTACTCTAGAATTACGACCGCGTCGTCGTGATTAAACGTGTGTCGCACGGATATAATTAGAAGCTACCACGTGTCACGTACGGTTTCCATTAGCGTACAGGCTTAGTGTGACATGGAGCGAGACTGATAGTAATCAGTCATCGACATTCGCGGATTAGCCGGGTTTCGATACGATGGACGAACGGGAACCGACGTCCTCGAAGCCGTTCAAAGTCAGTGTTTATCCTCTCAAAACTGGACATTCTCCATTTTCAGATACATCGATTGCATGCGCAATAAACACTTGACGTATTTCACGAtataaagtacataaaaatcGAGAGCAAACCAGATATAAGTTGCCATATAATTctcttcattttaaaaataaaaacacttatgaaagtaattattgcgaaattcaattatttaattctaacaattagagaaaaactaaaattatttcgcaccataaaatataattataaaaacgtgAAAGcttatagaaagaaatttttataatttcatgtaaAGAGATactgtatatgtgtgtttaatttttttatgctgattgtataaaaaaaaaaatttttcttttattcatttctttcgtttaattatttatgaaagattttgaaaaaaataatccggCCGTTTGACAAAACTCGGCTACAGCACTTAATCGacataaagaaattagaaCGCGCGTATAGCTTTAGGAGGAGGCTCTCTTATCATTTCGCTAATTTATCGCCCTAGTTAATGATCCGATGGTCGTAAACACGACAAGTGGACTGGCGGAATAAAGTGTAGAAAGCCATCGCGCGCGTGTTGTATATTAGGACCGAGTGGGAAAAAACGCATGCGAGACCACGCcggtatatatctatatatgtatgtaatgcaGGGTTCAAggaaatatatcttgtatcTTCATCGTCGAGACGTGCACTTTCCAAGCTGCGAGTAACTTGAACGCGATATCTCtattcgttaattaaaaaatcaaactgCAAAGAACGGAGGTAATTAGCAAGAAAGTGCCGGAGCGTAATTACGGACCGAGAAAGTAATCCAGGATTATAGTTTGCCGAGTGAAATGTcttgtatttttgtatgtaataCTTTACcctcagtatatatatatatatatattttttttttttaaacttttcttctcattttGTACTAATGAAGATAAAGGAAAGGAAGAAGTTTGGATCGAGAAAGTGATGCATTTTTTTGATGAACTTTCATCGATGCACCATCTCACACAGTACCTcgcaaacaaatataaattaatgccCATTACTTTTAatgtctttctctcctctccggAAAATTTCCATCGATATATACCGGCCACAGTATACGTAGTTTTACCAGCTATCGATAGCGTATGAAAAGACAGTAGAAATCTATGATATCGCGATTCGTGACTGAATTGATAAAGTAGCCAAATGCATTTTGCGTGTGCATATTGGAATAttcgtgttattttttttttatattaatgatttgtaACATATTAACGAAGGTTCGGATTACATATCAAAAGTAAaatgatacatttaattaatttgatagtgataatattgtaatttaataacaagctATTACCGTTACAcagataaacaaattattatgatggaattttttttatgaaattataatcgcAGATTTATAAAGGAATGCATTTCACGTGCATGTTGCACGTGAGTTTAAGTgcgaaaatttctataattagtGAATCGCTCAACTTTTTCTAATTCGTCGTTCATTCTTCGCACTTGATGACGTACTAGATAGCGTACGCGAAGAAGGCAATTTACCTCGACAATTTAgtacgagaaaaatattctcagtATGTCGCGAATTTCAACGATCTCTAATAGCGACGACGGCACGGTGAAATTTCCATAAATCAACTGCTCCGAAAGGGTAGAAAGCCAGTTTTTGTCGCAACGCACGTTGCAACGTGCGATGACGAGTAAAGTATGCTTCTCGTTAATTTCCAACGTCTATTTCTTCTCGCCGCGTGTTACGAGAAATTCGGGAAAAAAACATCTACGACAAGCTCGTGACTGCTCGTGACTTTATATTtctagtaatatatatgtcacaATGTGTACGCATGTCACAACAGTCGGAGGAACAATATTTGATCAACTCGTTTAATCAACTAGTGATCGATATTAACAAGACGATAAGATAACGCGAACGGATCATTAATTACTTTTCGTCTCACGCACTTATATAGacgtttaaaattatgttaaattaaacagCTATATGTTTGAGATAAACGCACAAACGttcgtttaataattaataaattccttttataattcGCACGTCAGATGTTTTAATACAGCAACACATATgatcgtaatataaattttatacttgtgagaaaattttatatttttcatctcacGATAATCGTGATGCGATATAAACCTaaagatataagaatatatgtatatcgattaATCTCATTTGTTAATTCCATTACATGCCATTCGCTGTATTAATTAACCAATGTTAATAAACCTCCTGAACTTTAGCCAAATTATGCGCGACTGTATCCGCCTTCGTAATTACAATTCGTAATGCGCTCATATTCTACcgatcaatattaataaagcatcTCACCAATTACTATAATTGGTTTTCCAATTTATCCGCAAATATTGAACCTGTTGAACTCTTGTCGGGATTGATCAGCAatcagatataaaattgacCAACGTGAAAATAACGTGTTTATTCCATG from Cataglyphis hispanica isolate Lineage 1 chromosome 11, ULB_Chis1_1.0, whole genome shotgun sequence encodes the following:
- the LOC126852659 gene encoding aquaporin AQPAe.a-like encodes the protein MEQNGVSIISPPGVTENSVGKSKSIGITLRSGSLQSAKEKLKAPWLKKMEEDSTLWDKLLTVLAELIGTAMLVFLGCSACVGSLGTPPPNIQTSLAFGIAIMIIVQSIGHISGAHINPAITVATVILGNKSLLMAGFYIVAQCLGSLVGYGLLKIITPHGLLHDGNNSTIDSFCTTNINDQLTAVHGLVIEALATGIFVFFACGIWDSRNAKNTDSVAIKFGLCISMLAFAFVPYTGCSMNPARTFGPAVWNNSWDNHWIYWLGPIGGAIIAALIYRCLFSPKTKNQEGGVTHDTETFNGVET